The DNA segment TTCGTTTCCTCTCGTTTCTTCATGAGCAGCGGGCGCACTACATCACAGCCGACGATCTGGCAAAGTGGCCCGAGAGGACTGCTTCCCTCCGCCGCCTCCCCGCCCGAAGATTCTCCACTTCCAGCCCGTTGGCGGAACCCGCCTCCAATGGCACCCGCGCCCTCGCCGGCCACCCGAACGCCGATATCTCCCTCTTCCTGCGGCTCGGATTCGCCCCCGTCACCGGCTCCGTCGCCGGTAGAGCAATACATTGCTTCTCTCTCAGGCGCTGTCTTAGCCTCGGCCTGTTCCACTGCAACACTCTCATCCACATGTGTTTTCAACACGGTAACGCCGTGGGGGCGCTCTATCTGTTCGACCGTTTGCCTGAGAGAAATTGTTCGTCGTGGAATACTGCTATTTCAGGCTGCATCCGTGTCAGCTTGTTCGCCAAAGCTGTTGAGTTGTTCGGGCGGATGAGAGACGATGGCGTCATGCCCAATGGGTTTGTGCTCGCCAGCCTTTTGACCGCTTGCAACCGGTGGACGAACATGGTCAATCGAGGTTTCGAGATTCATGGTTTTGCATTGAAACTTGGGTTGGCGACCGATCTATATGTTGGAACTTCTCTGCTGCATATGTATGGCAGTCGTGGAATGGTGTTTGATGCTCGTAGATTTTTCAGGGATATGCCTGAGAGGAATGTCGTGTCATGGACTGCTTTGATGGTGGGCTTTTCAGCTAATGGGTACCCTGAGGAAACCGTGAGGGCTTATTGTGAAATGAGACTGGAAGGCGTGGTATGCAATCAGAACTCTTTTGCGACAGTGATTAGTTCTTGCGGATTGCTCGAGGACAAGAAGGTGAGCCTTCAAGTCATAGGACATGCTGTGGTTTGTGGATTTGAGACTGAAGTTTCAGTGGCAAATGCTCTGATTACACTATTCGGAAACCTGGGAAGAAGAGAGGATGCTGAAAATTTATTTCAACGGATGACAGAACGAGACACGATAACATGGAATTCTATGATAACACTGTACTTGCATGAGGGAGCCTGTGAAGAACCTTTGCAGTTGTTTTCTGATATGCGCCACCATGAATTGGTGCCTGATTCCACGACTGTGTCCAGTCTGATCTCAGCTTGTGCTTGTTTGGAATACTTGAATTGGGGAAGAGGTATTCATGCTCTAAGCATCAGAAATGGTCTCAGCCTATTTGTTTCTGTGAATAATACTCTTATCAATATGTACTCGATGTCAGGTAAGCATAAAGCTGCCGAATTATTATTCTGTCACATGCCACAAAGGGACCTAATTTCCTGGAATACAATGATCTCTGCCTATGCTCAGAGTGGGCTATCGTTTGATGCACTGAGGCTTTTAAGCTATTTGCTTCGGGAAAACAAAGAAACAAATCATGTGACATTTGCTACTGCAGTTGCTGCATGCGCAAGTCCTGAATCCTTCTTGGTCGGCAAGATGATTCATGCACTCATAATTCTTCTAGGACTTAAAGAAAATTTGGTGGTCGGTAATGCTTTAATAACCATGTACAGCAAGTGCAAGGCTATGAGAGAAGCTCTGTGGGTTTTGCAGGCATTGCCCAATTATGATTTGGTTACATATAACACACTTATCGGAGGACATGTAGAGAACGAAGAACAAAGGGAGGCAATGCAAGTGTTCAACCAGATGAGAAAAGCTGGGGTTAGGGCAAACTATATCACCATAGTCAATATCCTGGGGGCATTTTCAGATCCTCGTGATCTGATGAAGTACGGAAAGCCGGTTCATGCTCATGCACTGTCAACCGGATTAGAATCTGATGAGTTTGTTAAGAACTCACTTCTTACGATGTATGCAAAGTGTGGTGATCTTGATTCTagcatatatatatttgatggATTAGAAAGCAAGACTGCGGTTTCGTGGAATGCTATGATTGCGTCCAAAGCTCACCATGGTCAAGGAGAGGATGCTTTTAAGCTCTTCATGGAAATGCGACATGCTGGAAACGAACTTGATCAGTTCAGCCTGTCAGGGGGCCTCGCAGCTAGTGCAAGCTTGGCATCGgtagaggaagggcagcaattacATGCTGTAGCTATCAAACTTGGATTTGACTCAAACCTTCACGTGATCAATGCAACAATGGATATGTATGGAAAATGTGGTAAGATGGATGATGTGTCAAAGATAATTCCTGTGCCAATGAAGCGGTCGCAGCAATCATGGAATATCATCATATCAGTGTATGCTAGACATGGTTGTTTTGATAAAGCTGAGGATACTTTCAGAGATATGTTAGAAATTGGATGCAGACCTGATTATGTTACCTTTGTTTCCCTCCTATCTGCATGTAATCATGCAGGATTGGTGGACAAGGGTTTTGCTTATTACAAGTCAATGACCTCGGAGTATGGTATCTCCCCGGGTACAGAACATTGTGTCTGTATGGTCGATCTGCTAGGACGTTCAGGAAGACTTGTCGAAGCTGTGCAGTTTATCGAGGACATGACCGTTGCTCCAAACGATCTCATATGGCGCAGCTTGTTATCTTCGAGTAGGATTCACAGAAATCTTGATGTTGGCAGTAAAGCTGCTGAGCGTCTTCTTGAACTGGACCCGTTGGATGATTCGGCTTATGTACTTCTATCGAATGTATGTGCCACCAATGGGAAGTGGGAAGATGTTGACAGATTGAGAAGGAAGATGGAGTCGATCAATTTGAAAAAAAGACCAGCTTGCAGTTGGATTAAGGTGAAGAATCAGGTTAGTGCATTCGGCATCGGGGACAGGACTCACCCACGAGCAAATCAAATATATGCAAAGTTGGATGAGATTTTGCAACTGATCAAGAAATTGGGTTATGTTGCTGACACTTCCTTTGCACTTCATGACACCGATGAAGAACAGAAGGAACATAACCTCTGGAACCACAGTGAAAAACTTGCCCTGGCTTTTGGGTTGATGGACCTGCCGCAAGGATCTACAGTGAGGGTCTTTAAGAATCTTCGAGTTTGTGGGGATTGTCATTTGGTGTATAAATTGGTCAGCCGTGCTGTTGGACGAGAGATTGTACTGAGGGATCCCTATAGGTTTCACCATTTTAGAGATGGAGAGTGCTCCTGCTCAGATTACTGGTAGCAATCACCTGAGATCAAACAGGAACTTGATCGTGAGCATGTCAGTAGAACCCAAACGGGGAACAGATATATAAAGGGACAATGACAGTTTCTTGATGTAAAATGACACAGAACCGAATATAAGAGGAGGAGCTGCACAAATTGCACTGCAGTTTTGCAATCTCTGGTACATCATCGACGACGCAAAGGATAGTTAATGACAAGAGATTCTTTGCTTGATAATTAATGAATTGTTCAGTTTGACCCGACAAATCATTGTATTGTGCATATATTCTCAATTATCTTCATGTTCTTTAACACATTGTCAAATTTAAAGATGCTCGGAGGTCATTATTAGGATTATATGGTCTATTACATTCCTGTAATACAGTTGTTGGGATCAAATCAAGTTTAGCAGCCAAACACTCTGACGATCACCTCTGATGTTGTCGTAGAACTACAAGTTGTGCACGTGGCATGAAGGCAGACACGGTGGTGCTCTTCGGCGATCAATCTCCGGCGTGAGCGAGCGACGGACCGTCGTCACTCGCTCACACCGTTTGTTTGCTCGATGGTTCGTCTTACTCAAATTGACGATGAAGCAATATGTGATGACAACATGATCAAATATTTCATGAAGCACCTTACGACGATGATGAAGTTAAATCAGctaagaaacatccaacatgAGACCCTATGTGCTCAACAATCCATCAAATGTTACGAGTGTCTTAACTCTACTCCATATGTCGAAAAATAACGGGGGTTTAATAATATGAGGATCGACCATCAACATCTTATCCTCGATCAATCGACATTTATCCGATACATTACCTCCATCTAGTTGACACATAGCCTTCACCTAGTCGACACATCATGATATTACAATAGGGAAGACGATTTAGCTCCATGTAGAAAATTGAAACTAGCGGTTCCGATTTTGATTCGGACCATCgatttcataattttaatttttataattattaattttttttaatttttaattttaaaaataaaaaaatttgacgACCAAACCATTTGAATCGGATCGAAATCACTAGTTCCAATTTTATTCCCAAATCGATTCTTATCGAATTGATTCCAATTTTTAATGTCGATCGAAGAATCGAAACTGTCGATTTTGGAATCGTCGCCTATCTCGTTCTCATATTGGCAAATGTGGATGGATTCGTGCCGACCTCCTCCGTTAAATTAGTACGGAATAAATTGACCACACTTTTCCTGCCCGCCGCCTCCGAGCATTCTCGTGGGTCCCACATTTTTCACAGGAAGCTTGGCTTAGTCGACGATGGGTAGTAAGCGAAGGTAAGGAACTGAGAGAGCGATAACATAACGTGGTACGGTTGACTCTTCCGATACCTCCTCTTTCTCCTATCTCGACGGCCGACCCCACGGCCACagggagagcgagagagagagagagagagagagacacctcCCCTTCTGCGTCTCCCAATCGACACTCTTCGGTCTCTCCATCTCAAAGCCTTCTACTTCCTCTTCGAATAGAGGATTCTCCTAAGCTTTTCTCCTCTTTCCACTCACTGCTTCCTTTTCACGATTAGTTTCCTCGATTATTCCGTCTCGGCCGGTTGGGTTGTTATCTGCTTCCTCAGGAGGAAGGGAGGGAAGGGGGATCTGCTGCGGTGGTGAAGGGTTAGGGTTTCTTGACTTCTTGATGGCCGTTCCACCTGCTAGAGCACGGGCCGATCACGATTACCTCATCAAGCTTCTTCTGATCGGCGACAGCGGTAAGGGTTTCATTGCCCTCTCATTCCGACGAATCTTAGCGATTGAAGTTCTTCTTGATTTGTGGAATACTAGATTTGATGTTTCGGTATGTTTGGAACGAATCGTCGTAAAAGGGTTTTCTAGGGATCTACCGGAGGTTACGGATCGGTAGCCATTTGAGATAAACATGTCTTACTTGGGAAATTCGTTTACTTGTGTCAAATACAATAAGGGAGCTAGATCTTGTTGGATCGTATACTTTTGACTGGCGCAGTGCACTAGGTTTCTTGTGGTATGGTATCCCAAGTCAATCATTTGATGCTCCATCCTACGTTCCAATGCGTCACCTTTCTTCTACTATTTCTTAAGAGAAAGATaatcgatttttttttctttttgcctttTCTTTCTCCGGTAGGATGCTTTGTCGTCGAGTTTGTTGTATAACCTGCAAACCTTTTTTATGATCAAGAAAGTATGGTAAATTGATCTATTTATGTTTTGACGCGAGATGCTTATTATTGTGGATATTCTAGACATGCCAACAGATTTGAAGCAGCTTCCAATCTTTCTGGTAGCTTGTAATTCTTGATGTTATGTTTTTGTTTCCCACGTTTGGTATTGGATGAGTTTTCAGACTTACTATATTAGACGTATCTTTTGGTCTACAGCATGAAAGCCATGatgatcttcttctttcttgttggcTGGTATATGTCCAATATGCAAGTACCAAGGACCTTGGATGTTGGAAGTTTGGGTGCTCATGACTGATGCATGAGAGATGTGACCAGAATCTTGAAACCCATAGGTGGTCGATGAGACTTGGATATATATAGATCTTTTTGCTGGTGCTACCCTTTCTATCTATTCCTTACTGAAAGAAAAATAGGATCTACAATGATAATTTTGATGAAGATGGTGTAAAATTCGGTAAAGATTAGAGTAATTGTGGTAAATTTACTATGCTGAATCAATTTTCATATTCTACTTATTCAAATCCTGAAAGTTAAATAAGTCTCTCTGTTGTCATGTAAATATGTTGTTATGATCATTCCCTTGTTAAAAGATTGTATATTTGAGCAATGCATTGTAACTTCTCCAAACATTATGTTCAATTATGCTTTTTCGTGTGACATTTTATATGCTTCAATTGAGGAGATGGGATTAGGAAGAAGTTGTAAAGTTTATTTGACGCAAGGAGCAAATTTATACAGTGGTTGAAAGGGCCATCATTGCAAGAGGTGTTTGGACATCTTGGATCTACTGTTCAACAAAGAGATTATTGTTGAAAATATTGCTTCTTCAGTTAAAATAGGTTAACTAAAGTGTAGATCAGTCTGAAGTAGTTAAAAGTATTATATGATATCTGGGGGGGCCTTTTTGAAATTGATGGAAGagagaatgttgagatggatgcgCAAACTTGCAAAAAAGGATGGAACTAGAATTTGTATATTTTATTGAACAATTAGGGATAATATTGATCATGGTTGGAATGAGTGAAAACTGTTTCAGGCGGTTTGGGCATGCTCAAGGGGAACTTAAAAGTTTCGTCAAAACTAATACACATTATTGGTGCCCCAATTGAGGTAAAAAAAAATCGAGATTCTTGATTTAGCAAGTTACGTTGAAACTTTTTGATGGTCTGTTGTACTTGTCTGAGTGGTATCCTAAACCGGTATAAGTTAGAGCTTCTTGTTAGTCGTTCTGGTTGTTTAATGAGGGCCATTTTAAAGTTGTAGCCTGGAAAGGCACCTGAAGGCTGAAATCTTGGTTCATCGGTTTGACTACAACTGAAGAGGTCTCTTAGGGCTGAAGGAGATTACGAGGACTTTTCTTGGCACGTAAGATATGCTTCCAAGCGTTTGTCACTGTCTAATATGATAAAATGATTAAAACATTAATGCAATGTGAAGTCTGaacagatttttatttttattttttatgctatTAGAGATCTGGTAAGGTTAAATAATGTTGATTACACTCTACTCATTTCTCCAGAGAAGGACCAGGTGACCTAATATACAGAATTTTTTGACCATTTGGATTAATGTTATTCTGTGTAGTAATGCCCACTGGTTGTTTTAAGATCTCTGCTGATACTTTAGGTAGTTGTAACGATTTATTTACTTAACACCCAGTTGTTATTGCATGCTCTAAATTCATTCAGTTAACTGATTGTAACTATTTTTGCACTAAATTTTCCATTATCTAAGATAAAGaatgaaaatgagaaaatatGCAATCATATCTAGCGAAGTGCATTCTTACCAACTGACATTGAAATAAAAGAAAGTTCTTACAAGAGTTTGTCTTTGAGATGTTTATGGGTAGCTTTGACATGAACTTCTTCTCTAGGTGTTGGGAAGAGTTGCCTCCTTTTGCGTTTCTCTGATGGCTCCTTCACGACAAGTTTCATTACTACTATCGGGTGGGTTATGTTTCAAGCACTGTAGATTATTTTTCATATTCTTATTGACATTTACTAGTGTTGTTATTGCCCAATACTCGCAAGTTTTAGCTCTGATTGCAATATCCTGGACTGTACACAGTATTGATTTTAAGATGAGGACTATTGAGCTGGATGGCAAACGGATTAAATTGCAAATTTGGGATACTGCTGGTCAGGAACGATTTCGAACTATAACAACTGgtaattctttttgttcttttcgtTTGAACTTGGTATTTTACCGCGTGAATCTTTTGATATAGGTTTGTTTTCTTACAAGTTTTGCTGGAGTAACTTTCCTATTTTTCTTTTGTTGCAGCTTACTATCGAGGTGCCATGGGTATCTTGCTTGTTTATGACGTCACTGATGAGTCATCTTTTAACAGTAATCACCTTCTACGCTTTATCTATATAGCTTAGTGTTTACGTAATTTTTGTTCTGATCCCCATGGTGTCGGGTTCTCACGACATGCAGACATAAGGAATTGGATCCGCAACATTGAACAACATGCTTCTGACAATGTCAACAAGATTCTTGTCGGTAACAAGGCTGACATGGATGAGAGCAAACGGGTATGTTTCCCTGGTCCATCTTAGCTGGTGTTGTGTATATTTTTTCTCCCAGTTGTTCTGGTCGGTCAGGCCCCTGCCAACAAGATGTTTAAACTTGTGCTTTTACAGACTGTGCCGACTGCAAAGGGACAAGCACTTGCTGATGAATATGGAGTCAAGTTTTTCGAAACGGTGAGTAGTAATATTTCATGCTTGCTTTGACTTGTATGATTCTGTGGTGGTTTCTACTTTCTACTCCGTATTAACTTATGTATTTTCCAGAGTGCAAAGACAAATCTAAATGTGGAACAGGTCTTCTTTTCAATAGCTGGAGATATCAAGCAAAGACTTGCGGAAAGCAATAACAAACCTGAGGTAGAAAGAGTTATTTGTGATGTTATAATAGAAATGTACCTACCCTTGGTAGGGAGGGAGCTTAATTAATTCGTTGGTATCAGGATCGGACAATCAAGATTAACAAACCAGACCAAGCAGCCGCTGAAGGTACTGCAGCACCGAGATCAGCATGCTGTGGATCCTGAGACAATGATGGGATCGGATGTAGGTAACTGACGGCAACTGATTTGCTTGTCAGATATAGGTAACTGACGGGGTGGGTGGGTGCTTGTAATTTTAATCCTCATAATATTTGTTCATTTATGGACACCATATTTGATCGAAGGTCTTGTGGGTTTAATCTCGAGCGATATTGTTTACTGCTTGTTCATCTTTTGTTGCACCCTTGCAACATGGAAAAGCCTGAAGATGGCGGACAGTAGCAAAATTTGTCTCAATTTGGTGCcttaataatctttttttttaccaAGAACCAACGTGTGATATTTGTACACAAATATCACAAGAGTACAAAGGTTTTTTCCTCCATATAAAATGCAAAATGTTTGTGCTCCTGTGGTCTCTCAACTATCTTTGGCACCGCTAACAGGAACACGCCTGCCAAGGCCTCAAGTATCTTTGACATGTGACGCAACTTACAAAACCATGGTAGATCAGTTCAAATAATTCACCATGGGAATGTCATCTGCAAGCTTCGTGTCATCCTCCAGAGGCAGCATGTTCAAGTCCACAAGCATGCCTCTTCGATCGCGGGGCGTCTTCTCATCAACGCCACCCACGCACGACTCCTTCTATCCGACGGCTAACTCGAGTCCGCAGATGGAGCACTCGTGGACTCTGGGCTTGGCAGCCCCGACTTGCGTTTGACCATGGCCGTCCCCGACCGGCCTCGGCTTCTTGTGTTTCGCTCGGTGGCCTCCGAGCGCTTGGAAGGAAGGGAACCGGCGTCTGCATGTCTTGCACTCGAACACCCGTCCCGACGGCGGCTGCGCCATGTGTTCTTTCTCTTCGACTCGGCCACCGCCGCCTCCTCGTGATAGAAGCATCAACACATGGGCCAACTTGAGGCTGTccatctctcctcctcctcctcctcctccaagtcTATTCCTCTTCATGTCTCCTACCCTGCGGAACCAAATGaagctttctttcttcttttccgaCAAGTAAAGTAGCTAGAAGTTGTTGCCGACCACGGAGTGGAGCAAGTGATGAGATAAGGAGGTGCCGGAGACTGATGCTCGTATATATAGGTGTCCATTGCTTGGATAAGCTGGTCTTTGGGTGACCTTGTTGACACGTAAACGGCATCCGGTGACGATGAAGGGATTGGGTTCTTTTGCCTGAAGAACGATAAGTGGCCTTCTTATCCTGTCGTGGATTCGGAAGAAAACCAAGTGCTCTACTTATCCTCAGACAACATAAAAGTTCGATGAGAATAAGTCAGCAGCAGCAGAACTGCACCGTCGATGACTTCTTTAAGAAGGAAGTGGGGGAGTGTACACATGAAGGATTTGGGTATCGGACGAAACTTACCGAGTATAAAGGCTTGTTGATAAGTACGAAGAGAgtcatcatcccatgttgccgcgGTGGTTTCTTGCGACTTCCATGTTCTCGATCAAGTGTCAAACTTTGGTCAGCGCCCATCTATCTGTTCTTGAATACACACTAAAGTGCACAGACTGAAACAGGAGAACAGTGGTTTCGTACCCAACTGTTGCACCGCATCCTAACAGCTGCTCAAAAAGATAAGAAAGAATAGCAAGCTTGGCAGAATCTACATTCCCCATTGCTGGGCAAGTCGACGTCGTCTTGCTTtatatggaaaagaaagaaacggCAAGGCAGCTACTCGTGTGGCTGTAACACCGGTAAGACATGACAACATCACTCGGTCATGATG comes from the Musa acuminata AAA Group cultivar baxijiao chromosome BXJ2-8, Cavendish_Baxijiao_AAA, whole genome shotgun sequence genome and includes:
- the LOC135618595 gene encoding pentatricopeptide repeat-containing protein At3g24000, mitochondrial-like — its product is MCFQHGNAVGALYLFDRLPERNCSSWNTAISGCIRVSLFAKAVELFGRMRDDGVMPNGFVLASLLTACNRWTNMVNRGFEIHGFALKLGLATDLYVGTSLLHMYGSRGMVFDARRFFRDMPERNVVSWTALMVGFSANGYPEETVRAYCEMRLEGVVCNQNSFATVISSCGLLEDKKVSLQVIGHAVVCGFETEVSVANALITLFGNLGRREDAENLFQRMTERDTITWNSMITLYLHEGACEEPLQLFSDMRHHELVPDSTTVSSLISACACLEYLNWGRGIHALSIRNGLSLFVSVNNTLINMYSMSGKHKAAELLFCHMPQRDLISWNTMISAYAQSGLSFDALRLLSYLLRENKETNHVTFATAVAACASPESFLVGKMIHALIILLGLKENLVVGNALITMYSKCKAMREALWVLQALPNYDLVTYNTLIGGHVENEEQREAMQVFNQMRKAGVRANYITIVNILGAFSDPRDLMKYGKPVHAHALSTGLESDEFVKNSLLTMYAKCGDLDSSIYIFDGLESKTAVSWNAMIASKAHHGQGEDAFKLFMEMRHAGNELDQFSLSGGLAASASLASVEEGQQLHAVAIKLGFDSNLHVINATMDMYGKCGKMDDVSKIIPVPMKRSQQSWNIIISVYARHGCFDKAEDTFRDMLEIGCRPDYVTFVSLLSACNHAGLVDKGFAYYKSMTSEYGISPGTEHCVCMVDLLGRSGRLVEAVQFIEDMTVAPNDLIWRSLLSSSRIHRNLDVGSKAAERLLELDPLDDSAYVLLSNVCATNGKWEDVDRLRRKMESINLKKRPACSWIKVKNQVSAFGIGDRTHPRANQIYAKLDEILQLIKKLGYVADTSFALHDTDEEQKEHNLWNHSEKLALAFGLMDLPQGSTVRVFKNLRVCGDCHLVYKLVSRAVGREIVLRDPYRFHHFRDGECSCSDYW
- the LOC135585264 gene encoding ras-related protein RABE1c-like, with translation MAVPPARARADHDYLIKLLLIGDSGVGKSCLLLRFSDGSFTTSFITTIGIDFKMRTIELDGKRIKLQIWDTAGQERFRTITTAYYRGAMGILLVYDVTDESSFNNIRNWIRNIEQHASDNVNKILVGNKADMDESKRTVPTAKGQALADEYGVKFFETSAKTNLNVEQVFFSIAGDIKQRLAESNNKPEDRTIKINKPDQAAAEGTAAPRSACCGS